A portion of the Sulfurospirillum diekertiae genome contains these proteins:
- a CDS encoding ABC transporter permease: MKLGVIKAYVLKELTEIVRSRLIIMVYLLPTMVLVLFGYGIRMEVTGARTLIIDNDQSHYSQLLVSKFEHSKYFDSTIEKRGEAKALDEIHKAKSDILIIIPESFEKRLLHGQSTQIGVFVDAAFPMRGSTMESYVKGVVLDAASQMFERLGGNAPTISINQRTLFNQAMRDEDAIVPGLIGLVLLIAPAILAALLIVKEKERGTIFNFYASPLSKGEFIAAKLIPVFLLHSINIFILFLWATYLFEVPFRGSFLLYWLTSELYLMISLSIGMLISIVTSTQIVAVVLTVIVTIIPGFLYSGILMPISSMIGVSRYEAHIFPVMYYNHILYDVFLVGEGLASSKTVMYIVILAFLCFFLC, translated from the coding sequence ATGAAATTGGGTGTCATCAAGGCCTATGTGCTCAAAGAGCTTACGGAGATTGTACGATCTCGCCTAATTATTATGGTTTATTTGTTACCTACGATGGTATTGGTACTTTTTGGGTATGGTATTCGAATGGAAGTAACGGGTGCACGTACACTTATTATTGACAACGATCAGAGTCATTATTCACAGCTACTTGTGAGTAAGTTTGAACACTCTAAATACTTTGATTCTACCATTGAAAAACGAGGTGAAGCTAAGGCGCTTGATGAAATTCATAAAGCTAAAAGTGACATTCTCATCATCATTCCTGAGAGCTTTGAGAAGCGGCTTTTACATGGGCAATCTACCCAAATCGGTGTCTTTGTGGATGCCGCTTTCCCGATGCGAGGCTCAACAATGGAGAGTTATGTCAAAGGTGTTGTCCTAGATGCTGCCAGTCAGATGTTTGAGCGCTTAGGAGGCAATGCTCCAACGATTAGCATCAACCAGAGGACACTCTTTAACCAAGCAATGCGTGATGAAGATGCTATCGTTCCAGGACTTATTGGGCTTGTTTTACTCATTGCTCCAGCTATTTTGGCTGCCCTTTTGATCGTTAAAGAGAAAGAGCGAGGGACTATTTTTAATTTTTATGCATCACCACTTTCAAAAGGGGAGTTTATTGCGGCTAAGCTGATCCCCGTGTTTCTACTGCATTCGATCAATATTTTTATCCTTTTTCTTTGGGCAACATATCTGTTTGAAGTGCCGTTTCGAGGTAGTTTCTTGCTCTATTGGCTCACGTCTGAGCTCTATTTGATGATTAGTCTCTCCATTGGGATGCTGATTTCTATCGTAACCAGTACGCAAATTGTAGCGGTGGTTTTAACGGTCATTGTGACCATCATTCCTGGATTTTTGTATTCAGGTATTTTGATGCCGATCTCTTCAATGATTGGTGTTTCACGCTATGAAGCGCACATTTTTCCGGTGATGTACTACAACCATATTCTTTACGATGTCTTTTTAGTGGGAGAAGGGCTGGCTTCATCTAAAACTGTAATGTACATTGTTATTTTGGCCTTTTTATGCTTTTTTTTATGCTGA
- the rseP gene encoding RIP metalloprotease RseP, with translation MGTLTSILVLSFLIFFHELGHFLAARFFGVHVEVFSIGFGKKIFSKIVGHTEYCLSLIPLGGYVQMKGQDDRDPTKVSYDADSYTTKAPWKRIIILFAGPFANFLLAFLLFLAVGTMGVTKFAPIIGKISPNSPALEAGLQENDRIVMINNELIETWDEVSILIQKNSGSMQMKVERAGSVQTIVLSPKISEYKNMFGETKQKKMIGVLPSGKTIEMVYSISELPGFAYEQTIKATTLILTSLQKLIEGVVSPKELGGIISIVQVTSEASAAGLVALFALTALISVNLGVLNLLPIPALDGGHIMFNAYEMLTKKAPSERVLTAMTSMGWIFLLSLMALSIFNDIYRLTNGN, from the coding sequence ATGGGTACACTGACCTCAATATTGGTTCTCTCGTTTCTCATTTTTTTTCATGAATTAGGACATTTTCTTGCCGCTCGATTTTTTGGTGTTCACGTTGAAGTTTTCAGCATTGGATTTGGAAAAAAGATCTTTTCAAAAATCGTTGGTCATACAGAGTATTGTCTAAGTCTCATTCCGTTAGGTGGCTATGTGCAGATGAAGGGACAAGACGATCGTGATCCAACAAAAGTCAGTTATGATGCTGACAGTTATACAACCAAAGCACCATGGAAACGTATTATTATCCTTTTTGCAGGTCCCTTTGCGAACTTCTTACTTGCTTTCTTGCTTTTTCTTGCTGTAGGGACGATGGGAGTAACAAAATTTGCTCCAATTATTGGTAAAATTAGTCCAAACTCCCCTGCTTTAGAAGCAGGTCTCCAAGAGAATGACCGCATTGTAATGATTAATAACGAACTCATTGAAACTTGGGATGAAGTGAGTATACTCATTCAAAAAAATAGTGGTTCAATGCAAATGAAAGTTGAGCGAGCAGGAAGCGTACAAACGATTGTTTTGTCACCAAAAATTAGTGAATACAAAAATATGTTTGGAGAGACAAAACAGAAAAAAATGATTGGTGTTCTCCCAAGCGGTAAAACGATTGAAATGGTTTATAGCATCAGTGAACTTCCAGGATTTGCTTATGAACAAACCATAAAGGCAACCACACTTATTTTAACCAGTCTTCAAAAACTCATTGAAGGGGTTGTTTCACCTAAAGAGTTAGGGGGTATCATCTCGATTGTTCAAGTCACTTCAGAGGCGAGCGCTGCTGGTCTTGTGGCGCTTTTTGCATTGACGGCACTTATTTCTGTTAACCTTGGCGTTCTCAATCTTTTACCAATTCCTGCCCTTGATGGTGGACACATTATGTTTAATGCCTACGAAATGTTGACCAAAAAAGCACCCAGTGAGCGTGTACTTACGGCTATGACGTCAATGGGATGGATATTTTTACTCAGCCTTATGGCTTTGAGTATTTTTAATGATATTTACAGGCTAACCAATGGAAACTAA
- a CDS encoding MarC family protein, whose translation MTKGIDESDKKRLAVKVTLAISITCLIILFFGKYIFELFGITLDAFRIGAGALLFLTAVDLVQKDINAEPTCKADILKHAVVPLAIPVTVGPGTVGALMVMGADMDGFEDLILGSSALLVAIFSIGLLLYLSGHIERLIGRTGLVVFSKVTGLVLSALSAQLIFTGIKNFLH comes from the coding sequence ATGACCAAAGGGATTGATGAGAGTGATAAAAAGCGTCTTGCAGTTAAAGTGACATTGGCTATTTCTATTACATGTCTTATTATTCTTTTTTTCGGAAAATATATTTTTGAACTCTTTGGCATTACCCTTGATGCATTTCGTATTGGAGCTGGTGCTCTACTTTTTTTAACCGCTGTTGATTTGGTTCAAAAAGACATTAATGCAGAACCAACATGTAAAGCCGATATCTTAAAACATGCCGTTGTGCCTTTGGCAATACCAGTTACCGTAGGACCAGGAACCGTGGGTGCTTTAATGGTTATGGGAGCCGATATGGATGGTTTTGAAGATCTTATCTTAGGCTCAAGCGCACTTTTAGTGGCTATTTTTAGCATTGGGTTATTATTGTATCTCTCAGGGCATATCGAAAGGCTCATTGGACGCACGGGACTTGTTGTCTTTAGTAAAGTAACAGGGCTGGTTCTTTCTGCACTCTCAGCTCAGCTCATTTTTACAGGTATCAAAAATTTCTTACATTAA
- a CDS encoding DUF1847 domain-containing protein, translating into MKKKKELSCAECGTLNCHKHDSRYPKFCLTTNVDEQMLEESLACYKEEEGMDRKIALAAADIEGKYYGQLTRVEEILAFARRIGAKKIGIASCVGLAAESKIFAEILKVNGFDVFMAICKVGSRDKCDIGLEEEQKIRPNTFEPMCNPILQAKYLNKAKTDLNVIMGLCVGHDSLFIKYAKATTTYLVVKDRVLGHNPIAALHLTQTYYKKLLTPKAY; encoded by the coding sequence ATGAAGAAGAAAAAAGAACTCAGTTGCGCTGAATGTGGAACACTGAATTGCCATAAACATGATAGTAGATATCCTAAATTTTGTTTAACAACCAATGTTGATGAGCAGATGCTAGAAGAATCTCTTGCCTGTTATAAAGAAGAAGAGGGAATGGATCGCAAAATTGCACTGGCCGCTGCTGATATTGAAGGTAAATACTATGGACAATTAACACGTGTTGAAGAAATATTAGCCTTTGCAAGACGCATTGGTGCAAAGAAAATTGGTATTGCATCCTGTGTTGGCTTAGCTGCCGAGTCCAAAATTTTTGCTGAGATTCTTAAAGTCAATGGATTTGATGTTTTTATGGCAATTTGTAAAGTAGGTTCTCGTGATAAATGCGATATTGGGCTTGAAGAAGAGCAAAAAATTCGCCCAAACACGTTTGAGCCGATGTGTAATCCTATTCTTCAAGCCAAATACCTCAATAAAGCAAAGACAGATCTGAATGTGATTATGGGGTTGTGTGTTGGACATGACTCATTGTTTATCAAATATGCGAAAGCAACCACAACGTATCTTGTAGTCAAAGATCGTGTTTTGGGGCACAATCCTATTGCCGCATTGCATTTAACACAGACGTACTATAAAAAACTTTTAACACCTAAAGCGTATTAA
- a CDS encoding diguanylate cyclase: MYFWIMMIFFVPFSLFGVELSLDENTYLKKLGTVNVCVDPDWEPFEMIDQKGNYTGIGADLLHLVAQRIGLKITVLPTKDWDESIAYSKAGKCQIISFLNQSPYRDTWLLFTKPHFSDPNVFITREEHSFIGDPHDLVNESIVFPTGTAMEELVRTEYPNLNIITTHSEMDAFQLVSNKKADIAMRSLIVAAYTLKKEGMFNLKIAGQLPDYINKMRMGVIQSEPMLRDILDKGIATISAEDRANIVNKYVAIKAQTVYDYSLLLKIVFGFMILGLLFLWRYYELKKYTKELLYLSETDILTKMYNRMKIEKELVMQVERAKAMKYSFSILLIDFDFFKIINDTFGHPIGDKVLIEMADLIKRSIRSDDRIGRWGGEEFLVLCPQSNEDEALNIARRIQMAIHTGVFSTHKHHTVSIGIRTLTDEDIPYTLISHADDALYKAKNTGRDTICCSSSSTSI; encoded by the coding sequence ATGTATTTTTGGATAATGATGATATTTTTCGTACCATTTTCTCTTTTTGGTGTTGAACTATCGTTAGATGAAAATACTTATCTTAAAAAACTAGGCACTGTTAACGTCTGTGTTGATCCCGATTGGGAACCTTTTGAGATGATAGATCAAAAAGGGAATTATACAGGTATTGGTGCTGATCTTTTGCATCTGGTTGCCCAACGCATTGGGCTTAAGATTACTGTTTTGCCGACAAAAGATTGGGACGAGAGTATTGCGTATTCCAAAGCAGGTAAATGTCAAATCATTAGCTTTCTCAATCAATCTCCTTACCGAGATACATGGCTTTTGTTTACAAAACCACATTTTAGTGATCCCAATGTTTTTATTACTCGAGAAGAGCACTCTTTCATTGGTGATCCTCATGATTTGGTCAATGAAAGCATTGTTTTTCCCACAGGAACAGCGATGGAAGAGCTTGTTCGCACAGAGTATCCAAATCTCAACATTATAACCACGCACTCTGAAATGGATGCTTTCCAACTGGTCTCCAATAAAAAAGCAGACATCGCAATGCGCTCACTCATTGTGGCAGCGTATACACTGAAAAAAGAAGGAATGTTTAATCTCAAAATTGCAGGGCAATTACCCGATTATATCAATAAAATGCGCATGGGAGTCATACAAAGTGAACCGATGCTTCGGGACATTTTAGACAAAGGTATTGCAACCATTAGTGCTGAAGATCGAGCGAATATTGTCAATAAATATGTGGCAATTAAAGCTCAAACCGTTTACGATTATAGCTTACTCTTGAAAATTGTTTTTGGGTTTATGATTTTGGGTCTATTGTTTCTATGGCGTTATTATGAGCTCAAAAAATATACTAAAGAGTTATTGTACCTTTCAGAAACAGACATTCTTACCAAAATGTACAATCGAATGAAGATCGAAAAAGAGTTGGTTATGCAAGTTGAGCGTGCTAAAGCCATGAAATATTCTTTTTCTATATTATTGATTGATTTTGATTTTTTTAAGATCATCAATGACACCTTTGGTCATCCTATTGGTGACAAAGTCTTGATTGAAATGGCAGACCTTATTAAGCGAAGTATTCGCTCTGATGATAGGATTGGACGTTGGGGTGGAGAAGAGTTTTTAGTGCTTTGTCCACAGAGTAATGAAGATGAAGCACTAAATATTGCCAGACGTATTCAAATGGCAATTCATACAGGTGTTTTTTCGACCCATAAACATCATACGGTTAGTATTGGTATACGAACATTAACAGATGAAGACATACCTTATACGCTAATATCACATGCTGATGACGCACTGTATAAAGCAAAAAATACAGGTCGCGATACAATTTGTTGTTCTTCTTCTAGCACATCTATTTAA
- a CDS encoding enoyl-ACP reductase, protein MKGKTLVISGGTRGIGQAIVHEFAQAGVNIAFTYNSNEALAQEQVKDLEEKFGIKAKAYPLNILEPETYKDLFLEIDKDFDRVDFFISNAIISGRPVVGGYTKFMKLKPRGINNIFTATVNAFVVGAQEAAKRMEKIGGGSIISLSSTGNLVYIENYAGHGTAKAAVETMVRYAAAELGCKGIRVNAVSGGPIETDALRAFTNYEEVRDITAKLSPLGRMGQPQDLAGACLFLCSDKASWITGHTMLIDGGTTFK, encoded by the coding sequence ATGAAGGGAAAAACACTTGTCATTAGCGGCGGTACCAGAGGTATCGGTCAAGCCATTGTTCATGAATTTGCCCAAGCAGGTGTGAATATTGCATTTACGTACAATTCAAATGAAGCGTTAGCACAAGAGCAAGTGAAAGATTTAGAAGAAAAATTTGGCATTAAAGCCAAAGCATATCCTCTCAATATTTTAGAACCAGAGACCTATAAAGATCTTTTCTTGGAAATTGACAAAGATTTTGATCGTGTAGACTTTTTTATCTCTAACGCGATCATTTCTGGTCGACCAGTTGTGGGTGGATATACCAAGTTTATGAAACTTAAACCTCGTGGTATTAACAACATCTTTACAGCAACGGTCAATGCTTTTGTCGTGGGTGCACAAGAAGCGGCTAAACGTATGGAAAAAATTGGAGGGGGAAGTATTATCTCTCTTTCATCTACTGGAAATCTCGTTTATATTGAAAATTATGCAGGTCATGGTACCGCAAAAGCGGCTGTTGAGACAATGGTTCGTTATGCTGCAGCGGAACTTGGTTGTAAAGGTATTCGTGTCAATGCTGTGAGTGGTGGGCCTATCGAAACCGATGCTTTAAGAGCTTTTACTAACTATGAAGAGGTTCGTGATATCACCGCTAAACTTTCACCTTTAGGTCGTATGGGGCAACCACAAGACTTAGCTGGAGCTTGTTTATTCCTTTGTTCAGATAAGGCATCATGGATTACAGGGCACACCATGCTGATTGATGGTGGTACAACGTTTAAATGA
- a CDS encoding ATP-binding cassette domain-containing protein: MSIIKKRLGIAGANLSAQEGEIIGFIGADGAGKSSLIHAIAGVIPFEGDVTFNGVTYHSPKEAEPLKASIGLMPQGIGLVLYELLTIDEHLRFFANIHNIYQDSVFEAYKLRLLKMAGLDAFQDRQAGKLSGGMMQKLSLICTLLHRPKLLLLDEPTTGVDPLSRIELWEILDEIRKSEGTISIISTAYMQEAAKMDRILLFDEQEIIAQGTSSELIDSVRSMSYVEGITTEEPCIHTLHATYCLSALEERHIEPSLEALFFVNALQKGRKMPLIEITNKEKTIDLPDIVMEAKGLTKIFGSFIANENVDMTLHKGEILGLLGANGAGKTTFIKMLLGLYPIDGGELTLLGKSIQTQEDRQALKASIGYVSQHFALYNDMSVEENLLYAASMRGITNDVAKSRIARYALELGFDEFLNSMPQELPLGINQRFSIASALLHEPVILFLDEPTSGVDSIARAKFWELLKLLKERWEIAILITTHYMSEAEFCDRVVLLRQGKKIADHTIAEFYAKHPKAQSFEEIFLEYYR, from the coding sequence GTGTCCATCATAAAAAAACGTTTAGGCATTGCTGGGGCAAATTTATCTGCACAAGAGGGTGAGATCATCGGCTTTATTGGTGCGGATGGTGCTGGTAAAAGTTCTCTTATTCATGCTATAGCAGGGGTTATTCCATTTGAAGGTGATGTCACATTTAACGGAGTGACATACCATTCACCTAAAGAGGCTGAACCGCTTAAAGCCTCCATCGGACTGATGCCTCAGGGTATTGGGTTGGTGCTGTATGAACTTTTAACCATTGATGAGCATCTTCGTTTTTTTGCCAATATTCACAATATCTATCAAGACAGTGTCTTTGAAGCCTACAAGCTACGTCTTTTAAAAATGGCTGGTCTGGATGCCTTTCAAGATCGTCAAGCAGGAAAACTGAGTGGTGGTATGATGCAAAAGCTCTCACTGATCTGTACACTCTTACACCGTCCCAAACTACTCCTTTTGGATGAGCCGACCACAGGTGTTGATCCATTGAGCCGTATTGAGCTCTGGGAAATTCTTGATGAGATACGCAAGTCTGAAGGAACAATCTCTATCATCAGCACTGCGTACATGCAAGAAGCTGCTAAGATGGATAGAATCTTACTCTTTGACGAGCAAGAGATCATTGCGCAAGGTACTTCAAGTGAATTGATAGATTCTGTTCGATCAATGAGTTATGTTGAGGGTATCACAACAGAAGAACCTTGCATTCATACCTTACATGCGACTTATTGTCTGAGTGCTTTAGAGGAAAGACATATCGAACCGAGTCTTGAAGCGCTCTTTTTTGTTAATGCCCTTCAAAAAGGCAGAAAAATGCCCCTCATTGAGATTACCAATAAAGAAAAAACCATTGATTTACCCGATATTGTTATGGAAGCCAAAGGACTCACCAAAATTTTTGGTAGTTTTATTGCCAATGAAAATGTCGATATGACACTTCATAAAGGTGAAATTTTAGGACTTTTGGGTGCAAATGGTGCAGGAAAAACGACATTTATCAAAATGCTTTTAGGACTTTACCCGATTGATGGAGGAGAGTTAACGCTTCTTGGAAAATCCATTCAAACGCAAGAAGATAGACAAGCACTGAAAGCGAGCATTGGTTATGTGAGTCAACATTTTGCACTTTACAATGATATGAGTGTTGAGGAAAATCTACTGTATGCTGCATCGATGCGGGGTATTACAAACGATGTTGCCAAAAGCCGTATTGCACGTTATGCGTTAGAACTTGGATTTGATGAATTTCTAAACTCGATGCCTCAAGAACTGCCTCTAGGTATCAATCAGCGCTTTTCGATCGCTTCCGCACTCTTGCATGAACCAGTTATTTTATTTTTAGATGAACCTACTTCTGGGGTTGATTCCATTGCAAGAGCAAAATTTTGGGAGCTATTAAAACTTCTTAAAGAGCGCTGGGAAATCGCTATTTTGATCACCACCCATTATATGAGTGAAGCCGAATTTTGTGATCGTGTCGTATTGTTGCGTCAAGGCAAAAAGATCGCCGATCATACGATTGCGGAGTTTTACGCCAAACACCCTAAAGCGCAAAGTTTTGAGGAGATTTTCTTGGAGTATTACCGATGA
- the pgsA gene encoding CDP-diacylglycerol--glycerol-3-phosphate 3-phosphatidyltransferase: MMNLPNLLASMRIGLAPLMFILLVNRDLPLFKGLHVSWLDYFAALIFVIASATDFFDGYIARNWNQKTQLGAILDPLADKMLTLAAFLGLMMIDRANPWAIFLILTREFFITGLRVAAMGEGKNIAASMAGKVKTVFQMIAIGFLMMNWPYAELLLWVAVGLTLYSGYEYIIGYTKKESN, from the coding sequence ATGATGAATCTTCCAAACCTTCTAGCCTCTATGCGTATTGGCTTAGCACCCCTTATGTTTATTCTTTTAGTCAATCGTGATTTACCCTTGTTTAAGGGCTTACATGTAAGTTGGTTAGATTACTTTGCTGCACTTATTTTTGTTATTGCGAGCGCAACAGATTTTTTTGATGGCTATATTGCACGTAATTGGAATCAGAAAACACAACTGGGTGCTATTCTTGATCCACTTGCTGATAAAATGCTTACCTTAGCGGCATTTTTGGGACTGATGATGATTGATCGGGCTAACCCTTGGGCCATTTTTCTTATCCTAACACGTGAATTTTTTATTACAGGACTTCGTGTAGCGGCAATGGGTGAAGGTAAGAATATTGCTGCGAGTATGGCGGGTAAAGTCAAAACTGTTTTTCAGATGATTGCCATTGGCTTTTTAATGATGAACTGGCCTTATGCTGAGTTACTTTTATGGGTTGCTGTTGGACTTACATTGTACTCTGGTTATGAATATATCATTGGCTACACAAAAAAAGAGAGCAACTGA
- a CDS encoding ABC transporter permease, with translation MKIFWAVVGKELLSFIRSWQLVFVVLYAFSFEVYIAGSGIELKPRNIAVGYIDASGGGLSQKFLSYFHAPEFLEPVLFESQEKLSQAVFDKEIMVGLVFDDTFEQNFRKKHATTLNVLLDATAASQAFTALSYLQNIAINFTAHSFPVELVTHKLFNENADNHTFMALTELLSITTLLSVILTAVVFVKEKEEGTWDIMLLMPVNAKIIILAKSFSQVIIVMVGIVISVGFVIFGVFNTPINGSFFAFLLLSFLYAFTGAGIGLFIAAIAKDVMQVAQLAIVIMLPLIFLSGAWTPIYAMHPLLQKFSLISPLRYYIEGTESIFFSRNTYFGALPVFLGGNSSRERALFYWFS, from the coding sequence ATGAAAATATTTTGGGCTGTTGTGGGGAAAGAGTTACTGAGCTTTATACGTTCATGGCAGTTGGTTTTTGTTGTTCTTTACGCCTTTAGTTTTGAAGTTTACATTGCTGGCAGTGGCATTGAACTTAAACCTCGTAATATCGCCGTTGGCTATATTGATGCAAGCGGAGGAGGGCTGAGCCAGAAGTTTTTGAGTTACTTCCATGCGCCTGAATTTTTAGAACCCGTTTTATTTGAGTCACAAGAAAAACTCTCTCAAGCGGTATTTGATAAAGAGATCATGGTAGGCTTAGTATTTGATGATACGTTTGAGCAAAATTTTCGTAAAAAACATGCGACTACTTTGAATGTTTTACTCGATGCCACAGCAGCATCACAAGCCTTTACAGCTCTAAGTTATTTGCAAAATATCGCGATTAATTTCACAGCACATTCCTTTCCTGTGGAACTTGTGACCCACAAACTCTTTAATGAAAACGCCGACAACCACACTTTTATGGCGCTGACAGAACTGCTCTCGATCACAACGCTTTTATCGGTCATTTTAACCGCCGTCGTGTTTGTGAAAGAGAAAGAGGAGGGGACATGGGATATTATGCTTTTGATGCCAGTGAATGCAAAAATTATCATTTTAGCAAAGTCTTTTTCACAGGTGATTATTGTGATGGTGGGCATTGTTATCTCGGTGGGCTTTGTGATTTTTGGAGTGTTTAATACGCCAATTAATGGTTCGTTTTTTGCCTTTTTACTGCTCAGTTTTCTCTATGCTTTTACAGGCGCTGGTATTGGACTTTTCATTGCAGCGATTGCTAAAGATGTCATGCAAGTCGCACAACTTGCCATCGTCATCATGCTTCCTCTCATTTTTCTCAGCGGTGCGTGGACACCCATTTATGCGATGCATCCGTTGTTGCAGAAGTTCTCACTCATCTCGCCACTGCGGTATTACATCGAAGGAACGGAGAGTATTTTTTTTTCGCGGAACACCTATTTTGGAGCTTTACCCGTATTTCTTGGGGGTAACAGTAGTCGGGAGCGTGCTTTATTTTATTGGTTTTCGTAA
- a CDS encoding HlyD family secretion protein, translating to MLEKLKQYRLGVAILALVLIASGLIIHKLIAPTLAANLVQGSGRMDGDLINLNAKYAGRISTLNIQEGQHVELGQNIAVLASEEYEAQKAQIEAQISARTQELNAKETELEIASKTIPETLSKAKDNLSIKQHQRTELDKNIASQTSILAQDKHDLERMKNLFEHNLIEKRQVETAALKFQTSGDLLAGLQQKREQLSLAINVANSELIEATAHQKTLRALEQGIEALKSSLKALEASKTQIEAILHEMILRSSVNGVVVEKIANQGEVIGAGSVVATLLDPNSLYLKIFVDTKQNGNLQVGNDAVIFLDGKPNEPIQAKVVRIEQKAEFTPKEVSVPSDRIQRVFALHVKPLSPQPTLKLGIPAVGVVSMDGKGLPKSLNNVPE from the coding sequence ATGTTAGAAAAACTCAAACAGTATCGTTTAGGTGTGGCTATTTTAGCTTTGGTCTTAATTGCTTCGGGACTTATTATCCATAAACTCATTGCTCCAACGCTTGCAGCCAATTTAGTTCAAGGTTCTGGACGTATGGATGGTGATTTGATAAATTTAAATGCCAAGTATGCAGGGCGTATTTCTACTTTAAACATTCAAGAAGGGCAACACGTTGAGCTAGGTCAAAACATAGCCGTCCTTGCAAGCGAGGAATATGAAGCGCAAAAGGCACAAATAGAAGCCCAAATAAGTGCACGAACACAAGAGTTAAACGCCAAAGAGACAGAGCTTGAAATTGCTTCCAAAACCATTCCTGAAACACTCTCAAAAGCCAAGGACAATCTCTCTATTAAACAACATCAACGCACAGAACTTGATAAAAATATCGCCTCACAAACCAGTATTTTAGCGCAAGACAAGCACGATCTTGAGCGTATGAAAAATTTGTTTGAACACAATCTCATCGAAAAGCGTCAGGTGGAAACCGCAGCGCTCAAATTCCAAACCAGTGGCGATTTACTGGCAGGATTACAACAAAAAAGAGAGCAACTCAGTCTTGCAATCAATGTTGCCAACAGCGAGCTCATCGAAGCAACAGCGCATCAAAAAACATTACGTGCCTTGGAACAAGGTATCGAGGCACTCAAGTCATCCCTGAAAGCGTTAGAAGCGTCTAAAACTCAAATCGAAGCGATCTTACATGAGATGATATTGCGTTCTTCTGTGAATGGCGTTGTCGTGGAAAAAATTGCCAATCAAGGTGAAGTCATCGGGGCTGGAAGTGTGGTTGCTACCTTGCTTGATCCAAACTCCCTTTATCTAAAAATATTTGTCGATACCAAACAAAATGGAAACCTTCAGGTTGGCAATGATGCCGTCATCTTTTTAGATGGAAAACCCAATGAACCCATCCAAGCTAAAGTCGTGCGCATTGAGCAAAAAGCGGAGTTTACTCCCAAAGAGGTCAGTGTTCCGAGTGATCGCATTCAAAGGGTTTTTGCTTTACATGTAAAACCCCTTTCACCACAACCAACGCTCAAACTGGGCATTCCTGCTGTTGGTGTTGTCTCCATGGATGGCAAAGGGTTACCAAAGAGTTTAAACAACGTTCCTGAATGA
- a CDS encoding YggS family pyridoxal phosphate-dependent enzyme, with amino-acid sequence METKNFVNTLDDILTRVEKARLSVDQHLIVKIVAASKSADPSMIEAMYHAGQRCFGENKIQDMSDKVHALSRLPLEWHFIGRLQTNKINQLIDLEPSLMHSLSSLELAQEIDKRLHVKNKTMNVLLQINSAYEEQKAGVLPEQAIEVYEQIVLTCKHLQLKGVMSIGAHTEECAVIQKSFETTHKIFESLQNYGAKYCSMGMSGDFELAIACGSNMIRLGSILFK; translated from the coding sequence ATGGAAACTAAAAATTTTGTAAATACTTTGGATGATATTCTCACACGCGTTGAAAAAGCGCGTTTGAGTGTCGATCAACACTTGATTGTTAAGATTGTTGCAGCAAGTAAAAGCGCTGATCCTTCTATGATTGAAGCGATGTACCATGCAGGTCAACGTTGTTTTGGTGAAAATAAAATTCAAGATATGAGTGACAAAGTTCATGCACTTTCACGCCTCCCACTTGAATGGCATTTTATAGGACGATTACAAACCAACAAAATCAACCAACTCATCGATTTAGAGCCATCATTGATGCACTCTCTAAGCTCTTTAGAGCTTGCCCAAGAGATCGACAAACGTTTACATGTAAAGAATAAAACCATGAACGTTCTGCTTCAAATCAACAGTGCCTATGAAGAACAAAAAGCGGGTGTTCTGCCTGAGCAAGCAATCGAAGTGTATGAACAAATCGTGCTTACATGTAAACACCTTCAGCTTAAAGGTGTCATGAGTATTGGTGCACATACCGAAGAGTGCGCTGTTATTCAAAAGAGCTTTGAAACCACGCATAAAATCTTTGAATCACTCCAAAATTATGGTGCGAAATATTGTTCAATGGGTATGAGTGGAGATTTTGAATTAGCAATTGCCTGTGGTTCTAACATGATTCGTTTGGGAAGTATTTTATTTAAATAG